In Gemmatimonadaceae bacterium, the following proteins share a genomic window:
- a CDS encoding CotH kinase family protein, with protein sequence MPALSALSARAALASLAAVALLAGCGSDPASPAPEVPPTNTITAVEALPSMMVSTTNQVPITSRELYVTGTYRIIDTDSKVLNEGALEIRGRGNTTWIMPKKPYRLKLGAGAALLGMPSSKHWVLLANYSDKTLARNDVTFEFSRLVGLEWTPRSQYVDLTVNGEYQGVYQLVEHVRIAPERVNIPELKVSDTTASAVSGGYLMEVDERRGEDFCFNSTRTTMIFCLSNPETLNDPAWARQRAYITNYIKQVDDAIFSPRFADPQTGYAAYIDVESAIGYYLVNELFKNVDGNLRLSTYLYKKRDGKLFFGPVWDFDLALGNVTYDGADLTEGWHTRTAAWFTRLFQDPAFAARVKARWNELRTNGTLDKVDQRIAARQKYLSKVQARNFAKWPILNTWVWPNRVVTGSWDGEYTAMAYWLFARRKWMEGAFGS encoded by the coding sequence GTGCCAGCGCTCTCCGCGCTTTCCGCGCGCGCCGCGCTCGCATCACTCGCCGCGGTTGCGCTACTCGCCGGGTGCGGGAGCGATCCCGCCTCGCCCGCGCCGGAGGTCCCGCCGACCAACACGATCACTGCCGTCGAGGCGCTCCCCTCGATGATGGTGAGCACCACCAACCAGGTCCCCATCACCTCCCGCGAGCTGTACGTCACCGGGACCTATCGCATCATCGACACCGACAGCAAGGTCCTCAACGAAGGGGCGCTCGAGATCCGCGGACGCGGGAACACCACGTGGATCATGCCCAAGAAGCCGTATCGGCTCAAGCTGGGCGCCGGCGCCGCGCTCCTCGGCATGCCGTCGTCGAAGCACTGGGTGTTGCTCGCCAACTATTCCGACAAGACGCTCGCCCGCAACGACGTCACCTTCGAGTTCTCGCGCCTGGTGGGGTTGGAGTGGACGCCGCGTTCGCAGTACGTCGACCTCACCGTGAACGGCGAGTACCAGGGGGTCTACCAGCTCGTCGAGCACGTGCGCATTGCACCTGAGCGCGTGAACATTCCCGAGCTCAAGGTGAGTGACACGACGGCGTCGGCGGTGAGCGGTGGATACCTGATGGAAGTCGACGAGCGGCGCGGCGAGGACTTCTGCTTCAACTCGACGCGCACGACGATGATCTTCTGCCTCTCCAACCCCGAGACGCTGAACGATCCGGCCTGGGCCAGGCAGCGCGCGTACATCACCAACTACATCAAGCAGGTCGACGACGCGATCTTCAGCCCGCGGTTTGCCGACCCCCAAACGGGATATGCGGCATACATCGACGTCGAGTCGGCGATTGGCTACTACCTGGTCAACGAGCTGTTCAAGAACGTCGACGGCAACCTTCGGCTCAGCACGTACCTCTACAAGAAGCGCGACGGGAAGCTCTTCTTCGGGCCCGTGTGGGACTTCGACCTGGCCCTGGGCAACGTGACCTACGATGGCGCCGACCTCACCGAGGGCTGGCACACGCGCACCGCGGCGTGGTTCACTCGGCTCTTCCAGGATCCCGCCTTCGCCGCGCGGGTCAAGGCGCGATGGAACGAACTGCGCACCAACGGCACGCTCGACAAGGTGGACCAGCGCATCGCCGCCCGGCAGAAGTACCTGAGCAAGGTGCAGGCGCGCAACTTCGCGAAGTGGCCGATCCTCAACACCTGGGTCTGGCCCAATCGCGTGGTGACGGGGAGCTGGGACGGCGAGTACACCGCCATGGCCTACTGGCTCTTCGCGCGCCGCAAGTGGATGGAAGGGGCGTTCGGGAGCTGA
- a CDS encoding GNAT family N-acetyltransferase, which yields MPLTLRPATPDDIPALSALIERSARELSVGYYSPAEIEAAVRYVFGIDTALVRDGTYFVVHADGALAGCGGWSFRRTLYGGDQRPVDTADDAVSRPASPGGDQLQPGVDPAKIRAFFVAPEQARRGVGRFLLDACLDAARAAGFTRAELMATLPGVPFYAALGFAPVREVSDRVPDGTVLRFVLMQRDFARLGR from the coding sequence ATGCCACTGACCCTACGCCCCGCCACGCCTGACGACATCCCCGCGCTGAGCGCGCTCATCGAGCGCTCGGCGCGCGAGTTGAGCGTCGGCTACTACTCGCCGGCCGAGATCGAGGCGGCGGTGCGCTACGTCTTTGGCATCGACACCGCACTGGTACGCGATGGGACCTACTTCGTGGTCCACGCCGATGGCGCGCTCGCGGGGTGCGGCGGGTGGAGCTTTCGGCGGACGTTGTATGGGGGCGACCAGCGCCCGGTCGACACCGCCGACGACGCGGTCTCGCGACCAGCCAGCCCTGGCGGCGATCAGCTGCAACCCGGCGTCGACCCGGCGAAGATACGCGCCTTCTTCGTCGCGCCGGAGCAGGCGCGACGCGGCGTGGGGCGGTTTCTCCTCGATGCCTGCCTCGACGCGGCGCGCGCCGCCGGCTTCACGCGCGCCGAGTTGATGGCCACGCTCCCTGGCGTCCCGTTCTACGCTGCCCTTGGCTTTGCCCCGGTGCGCGAAGTGAGCGACCGCGTCCCCGACGGAACCGTCCTGCGTTTCGTGTTGATGCAGCGCGACTTTGCTCGGTTAGGGCGGTGA
- a CDS encoding YdeI/OmpD-associated family protein: MYFTSPTEWRDWLHRHHATEREVLVGFHKVAAGRPTITWPQSVDEALCYGWIDGRRTGVDETRYTIRFSPRKATSTWSAVNIARVAQLEAEGRMQPAGREAFARRKENRSGTYSYEQRPEAFDEAMLATFRRNRRAFRYFEAQATSYRRAAIWWVISAKREETRARRLAELIAISAEGERLDHMAKYAKPRTGAAARPKEAQREKQVQRAKQAPRAKTALRAKKAR; this comes from the coding sequence ATCTACTTCACCTCACCCACCGAATGGCGTGACTGGCTCCATCGCCATCACGCCACCGAGCGCGAAGTCCTCGTGGGCTTCCACAAGGTCGCCGCCGGACGGCCAACCATCACTTGGCCGCAGTCGGTCGACGAGGCGCTCTGCTACGGATGGATCGACGGGCGGCGCACCGGTGTGGACGAGACGCGCTACACCATCCGCTTCTCCCCTCGCAAGGCGACATCCACCTGGAGCGCCGTCAACATTGCGCGCGTAGCGCAACTCGAGGCCGAGGGGCGCATGCAGCCGGCGGGGCGCGAGGCGTTCGCCAGGCGCAAGGAGAATCGTTCCGGTACGTATTCCTACGAGCAGCGCCCCGAAGCATTCGACGAAGCGATGCTCGCCACCTTCCGACGAAACCGGCGCGCGTTTCGCTACTTCGAGGCGCAAGCGACGTCGTACCGGCGCGCGGCCATCTGGTGGGTCATCTCGGCCAAGCGCGAGGAGACGCGCGCACGCCGGCTCGCCGAGCTCATCGCCATCTCCGCCGAGGGAGAGCGGCTCGACCACATGGCGAAGTACGCCAAGCCCAGGACCGGCGCCGCCGCCAGGCCCAAGGAGGCACAGCGCGAGAAGCAGGTGCAACGCGCGAAGCAGGCGCCACGCGCGAAGACGGCGCTACGCGCGAAGAAGGCGCGCTGA
- a CDS encoding RidA family protein, whose amino-acid sequence MPRAHVESARGPAAIGPYSHAVWAGELLYCSGQTPIDPALGKLIEGDVEAQTHRAFDNLQAVVEDAGLSMDDVIKCNVYLTDMANFPQMNRAYQARFTAPYPARTTVAVAGLPLGALVEIELVARRP is encoded by the coding sequence ATGCCCCGAGCTCATGTCGAAAGTGCGCGCGGCCCAGCCGCCATTGGTCCCTACTCGCACGCCGTCTGGGCGGGCGAGCTGCTCTACTGCTCGGGCCAGACACCGATCGACCCCGCGCTCGGCAAGCTGATCGAGGGCGACGTGGAGGCGCAGACGCACCGCGCCTTCGACAACTTGCAGGCGGTGGTGGAAGATGCGGGGCTGTCGATGGATGACGTGATCAAGTGCAACGTCTACCTCACCGACATGGCAAACTTTCCGCAGATGAATCGTGCGTATCAGGCGCGATTCACGGCGCCGTACCCGGCGCGCACCACGGTGGCGGTAGCCGGGTTGCCGCTGGGCGCGCTGGTCGAGATCGAGCTGGTGGCACGGCGCCCCTGA
- a CDS encoding alkaline phosphatase D family protein, whose translation MLRRDFLSDVSRYAFLCAGTPTLWRLSHRLTIGNAAGSPFSLGVASGDPTPNACVIWTRLAPDPFAPLGGMDGGRPVVNWEVADDEQFTRVVQRGRYTCAPELGYSLHVDVQGLAPDRWYFYRFTTSGVESPVGRLRTTPPDGAQQPLDFAFISCQHYEQGLYTAFEHMANERLDLVAHLGDYIYETATREQVVRPHHGKEIVSLDDYRNRYAQYKLDPALQKVHAMCPWIVTWDDHEVDNNYAGLNGENVFESEEQMHLRRAAAYQAWWEHQPVRVPRAKSWADLNIARTGNWGALARFWVLDTRQYRSDQACGEGNRVVPCGDWSDPRRTLMGTDQEKWLFNGLGTSQARWQVLAQQVMMGPLDSRPGAEVQLSMDQWSGYPAARERLLGTLAERAKGRAVVISGDIHANFVNELHAGFDRPGRPVIAAEFVGTSISSGGDGDETYRGWDAMRADNPHIKWHNARRGYVRCRVTPDEWTADYRIVPYVSRPGAPVETATSWRVQHGRPGIEKV comes from the coding sequence ATGCTTCGTCGCGATTTCCTTTCCGACGTGAGCCGCTACGCCTTCCTGTGCGCGGGGACGCCCACGCTGTGGCGGCTCTCGCATCGCCTCACGATTGGCAACGCGGCCGGGTCGCCGTTCTCGCTCGGGGTCGCGAGCGGCGACCCCACGCCTAACGCCTGCGTCATCTGGACGCGGCTGGCCCCCGATCCCTTTGCGCCGCTGGGCGGGATGGATGGCGGGCGTCCGGTGGTGAACTGGGAGGTTGCCGACGACGAGCAGTTCACCAGGGTCGTGCAACGCGGGCGTTACACGTGCGCGCCCGAGCTTGGCTACTCGCTGCACGTCGACGTGCAGGGACTCGCCCCCGATCGCTGGTACTTCTACCGCTTCACCACGTCGGGGGTGGAGAGCCCGGTCGGGCGCCTGCGCACCACCCCCCCGGATGGTGCCCAGCAGCCGCTCGATTTTGCCTTCATCTCCTGCCAGCACTACGAGCAGGGGCTGTATACGGCCTTCGAGCACATGGCCAACGAGCGCCTGGACCTGGTGGCGCACCTGGGTGACTACATCTACGAAACGGCCACGCGGGAGCAGGTGGTGCGCCCGCACCACGGGAAGGAGATCGTCTCGCTCGACGACTACCGCAATCGCTACGCGCAATACAAGCTCGACCCCGCGCTGCAGAAGGTGCATGCAATGTGCCCGTGGATCGTGACCTGGGACGATCACGAGGTCGACAACAACTATGCGGGGCTAAACGGGGAGAACGTCTTCGAGTCGGAGGAGCAGATGCACCTGCGGCGTGCGGCTGCGTACCAGGCGTGGTGGGAGCACCAGCCGGTGCGCGTGCCGCGCGCCAAGTCGTGGGCCGACCTCAACATCGCGCGCACCGGCAACTGGGGAGCGCTGGCGCGCTTCTGGGTCCTCGACACCCGGCAGTATCGCAGCGACCAGGCGTGCGGCGAGGGGAATCGCGTGGTGCCGTGCGGCGACTGGAGCGACCCCCGGCGCACGCTGATGGGAACGGACCAGGAGAAGTGGCTCTTCAACGGGCTGGGGACATCGCAGGCCAGGTGGCAGGTGCTGGCGCAGCAGGTGATGATGGGGCCGCTCGACTCACGGCCGGGCGCGGAGGTGCAGCTGTCGATGGACCAGTGGTCGGGCTACCCGGCGGCGCGCGAACGCCTGCTGGGGACACTCGCCGAGCGAGCGAAGGGGCGCGCCGTCGTCATCTCCGGGGACATTCACGCCAACTTCGTGAACGAGTTGCACGCGGGCTTCGATCGTCCGGGGAGGCCCGTGATCGCCGCGGAGTTCGTGGGGACGAGCATCTCGTCAGGCGGGGACGGCGACGAGACTTACCGCGGGTGGGACGCGATGCGCGCCGACAACCCGCACATCAAGTGGCACAACGCCCGGCGCGGCTATGTGCGCTGCCGCGTGACGCCTGACGAGTGGACGGCCGACTATCGCATTGTGCCGTACGTCTCCCGCCCCGGGGCGCCCGTCGAGACGGCGACCAGCTGGCGGGTGCAGCACGGGCGTCCGGGAATCGAGAAGGTGTGA
- the gluQRS gene encoding tRNA glutamyl-Q(34) synthetase GluQRS — translation MTAYRGRLAPTPTGEMHLGHARTFHAAWRRAMDADGALVLRIEDLDPQRCRPEYTRQMLDDFAWMGITWTEGPFYQSQRTERYVDAWRHLRDAGVIYPSTVSRKEVRDAALAPHEDEEGAEQIFPTEWRAPHGAEREHDAPFGVAWRFRVPDGETIRFTDERRGDQSFVAGVDFGDFVLWRRDGVPAYELAVVADDVAMGITEVVRGEDLLLSTARQLLIYRALGAKPPAWCHEPLVRDGEGRRLAKRYRALSLRTLREREVSWAALRDATPAQVDALASRHSEVQR, via the coding sequence GTGACTGCCTATCGCGGGCGCCTGGCGCCCACCCCAACCGGTGAAATGCACCTCGGCCACGCCCGGACCTTCCACGCCGCGTGGCGCCGCGCGATGGACGCCGATGGGGCGCTGGTGCTGCGCATCGAAGATCTCGATCCGCAACGCTGCCGCCCCGAGTACACGCGGCAGATGCTGGACGACTTCGCCTGGATGGGAATCACCTGGACCGAAGGGCCGTTCTACCAGTCTCAGCGGACGGAGCGCTACGTGGACGCGTGGCGGCACCTGCGCGACGCTGGCGTCATCTACCCCAGCACCGTGTCGCGCAAGGAAGTGCGCGACGCCGCGCTCGCCCCGCACGAGGACGAGGAAGGAGCGGAGCAGATCTTCCCGACAGAATGGCGCGCTCCACACGGCGCCGAGCGCGAGCATGATGCGCCGTTCGGCGTCGCGTGGCGCTTTCGTGTCCCCGATGGCGAGACCATTCGCTTCACCGACGAGCGCCGTGGCGACCAGTCGTTCGTTGCCGGCGTCGACTTCGGCGACTTCGTCCTCTGGCGCCGCGATGGCGTCCCCGCCTACGAGCTGGCCGTCGTCGCCGACGACGTGGCGATGGGGATCACCGAGGTGGTGCGTGGTGAGGACCTCCTCCTGTCGACGGCGCGCCAGTTGCTCATCTATCGGGCGTTAGGCGCCAAGCCCCCCGCCTGGTGCCACGAGCCGCTGGTGCGTGACGGCGAAGGGCGGCGCCTGGCCAAGCGGTATCGCGCACTCTCGCTGCGAACGCTGCGCGAGCGCGAGGTGTCGTGGGCCGCGCTGCGCGACGCGACGCCGGCGCAGGTGGACGCACTAGCGTCGCGGCACAGCGAGGTGCAACGCTGA